One genomic region from Cryptococcus gattii WM276 chromosome C, complete sequence encodes:
- a CDS encoding Quinone oxidoreductase, putative (Similar to TIGR gene model, INSD accession AAW42436.1): MSSTMKAVAYTRYGGPEVTQICSFPIPLPKKGEVQVRVAAGGLNPIDWHQRGGEFKYITPWTMPVIAGNEFSGVVTVVGDDVAKFAVGDRVVCRTTKSAMGGLGAYVVMPASIVAKAPTTVDLVDATGLPLAGLTAQQALEKLEVKAGDRILITGGAGGVGLFAIQLAKILGAHVTTTASDAGKPYVLKAGADTVIDYRNQKLADLPEKFVKVFDVAGGEEALVNDVIPAMAQGGHIVSVAGPPTPGLFDTILPAWKSPFINLVLSFRSRTLRNAAASHDVRYEYFFMRPDGLQLEHLCNLIDEGKLVINIDSRFKLADFARAFERLESGRSKGKIIIEFPDSEDEQGAIQEASDRTK; encoded by the coding sequence ATGTCATCAACAATGAAGGCGGTCGCCTACACGCGCTACGGTGGACCGGAAGTGACACAGATCTGCTCGTTTCCAATTCCATTACCCAAAAAAGGCGAAGTGCAGGTGCGCGTCGCAGCAGGCGGCTTGAACCCAATTGACTGGCACCAGCGAGGCGGCGAGTTCAAGTATATCACGCCATGGACTATGCCTGTAATTGCGGGTAACGAGTTTTCGGGCGTCGTAACCGTTGTCGGTGATGATGTGGCAAAGTTTGCGGTGGGCGATCGGGTTGTGTGCCGGACAACGAAATCGGCGATGGGGGGTTTGGGGGCATATGTTGTGATGCCTGCTTCTATAGTTGCTAAAGCGCCTACAACTGTCGATCTCGTTGACGCCACCGGTCTTCCTCTCGCTGGCCTCACCGCCCAACAAGCCCTCGAAAAGCTCGAGGTCAAGGCTGGGGATCGTATCCTGATCACTGGAGGTGCTGGAGGCGTCGGCTTGTTCGCCATCCAGCTCGCCAAAATTCTTGGGGCTCATGTCACCACTACGGCGTCGGACGCTGGTAAGCCATATGTTCTCAAGGCGGGCGCCGATACAGTCATCGATTACCGAAATCAGAAGCTGGCCGATTTACCGGAGAAATTCGTCAAGGTCTTTGATGTGGCCGGTGGGGAGGAAGCACTTGTCAATGATGTCATCCCCGCCATGGCACAAGGCGGACACATCGTCTCGGTGGCTGGTCCTCCAACGCCGGGTCTCTTTGATACCATACTTCCAGCCTGGAAGTCTCCGTTCATCAATTTGGTCCTAAGCTTCCGCTCTCGCACTTTGCGTAACGCTGCTGCCTCCCACGATGTCCGTTACGAGTACTTCTTTATGCGACCCGATGGCTTGCAGCTCGAGCACCTCTGCAACCTCATTGATGAGGGTAAACTTGTCATCAACATTGACTCGCGCTTCAAGCTGGCTGATTTCGCCAGAGCATTTGAGAGACTGGAATCAGGTCGGTCCAAGGGCAAAATCATCATTGAGTTCCCCGACAGTGAGGACGAGCAGGGGGCAATTCAGGAAGCTTCTGACAGAACGAAGTAA
- a CDS encoding uncharacterized protein (Similar to TIGR gene model, INSD accession AAW42439.1), with amino-acid sequence MTTMSANVSPPTSTTSLPSPTSASDDEYSNLSESWMEVETSSLGPSTFDGLSESSYDLHDHDSRSEASSFDETSTDEGEGGAHYDESGMEAEDAETPSIPFVGGSYDLASSKLGSSVDTIQQGLSSISSSQVRLIFPDPGSSFSSQVVSEADRTTFGASRRLRSRTEMASENGKGENPQAVRRSSSPIRLASEAWERSSKLWAPEAFSTADYQLLQSTESFDQLKEPGMEQIGNENVPVKVEEAMVERAAESEADLTVVQEPKEGVPLETTLHSQSTQPTRRWLGRVSMLAFLGLMSAISVALVNNYGFKALPAFRQANSTLTNPLTAASNAAAKASQSMWDPLSLSHLFTSSYSRTPDQPASTGSVSGVADLKLIKQALSTLHTVQSRAHNALHASTTGFSRGDRKQKKAEDEHARTSAVAVAVRERDTSLSVRASKALVMTSGPISQASKWTRKLMGTNHTGLEMCKEQARAGNCTCDLSTYYFTQVYPNIIRSYAQSKSLAVAAALRISELVLQEFRELQLFASHFAQTIQAASRLMLSRATRGAQILKSSLQPLYQRFTASRRKVTYTTRTKVVKTKETLDELAEYVETRFDGLSEMIDRQTEDLQRQAGQSIRKAKKGLNRLIRDAHSDSPLKNGIRKKKLERQAVNWQKNDRFCFKSRKTRWGKNGRRGR; translated from the exons ATGACAACGATGAGCGCCAACGTATCCCCTCCCACCTCAACCACTTCTCTCCCATCCCCTACTTCCGCATCGGACGACGAGTATTCAAATCTCTCCGAGTCATGGATGGAAGTCGAAACCTCTTCTTTGGGTCCGTCTACCTTTGACGGTCTCAGCGAGTCAAGTTACGACTTGCATGATCATGACTCCCGTAGTGAAGCCTCGAGCTTTGACGAGACTTCCACAGATGAGGGGGAAGGCGGCGCACATTATGACGAGAGCGGGATGGAGGCCGAAGATGCGGAGACGCCGTCCATCCCTTTTGTGGGCGGCTCCTACGACTTGGCGAGCAGCAAGCTTGGTTCTTCGGTGGATACTATTCAACAAGGTCTCAGCTCTATCTCTTCCTCACAGGTGCGGCTCATCTTTCCTGACCCCGGATCATCCTTCTCATCACAGGTCGTCTCTGAGGCTGATCGTACGACATTCGGTGCATCGCGGCGCCTACGCTCACGGACTGAGATGGCCAGCGAGAATGGAAAAGGGGAAAACCCCCAAGCAGTAAGGCGAAGCTCGAGCCCGATTAGACTTGCAAGTGAAGCATGGGAAAGGTCAAGTAAGCTTTGGGCACCAGAGGCGTTCTCAACGGCAGACTACCAGTTACTGCAGAGTACAGAGTCTTTTGATCAATTGAAGGAGCCTGGTATGGAGCAGATTGGTAATGAGAATGTGCCAGTTaaggtggaagaagcaATGGTTGAGAGGGCTGCAGAAAGTGAGGCCGATCTTACCGTGGTTCAAGAGCCCAAGGAGGGTGTTCCTTTGGAAACAACTCTTCACTCTCAAAGCACCCAACCAACTAGGAGGTG GTTGGGCCGAGTATCCATGCTTGCATTTCTTGGTCTCATGTCTGCCATTTCTGTCGCCCTTGTTAACAATTACGGTTTCAAGGCCCTTCCCGCGTTTCGACAAGCTAATTCGACTCTCACTAATCCGCTTACCGCAGCTTCAAATGCTGCCGCCAAAGCTTCTCAATCCATGTGGGACCCCCTTTCCCTCTCACACCTCTTTACCTCATCCTATTCCCGTACTCCTGATCAACCTGCATCCACAGGGTCCGTATCTGGAGTAGCTGACCTAAAATTGATCAAACAAGCACTTTCGACACTGCATACAGTGCAAAGCAGAGCTCATAATGCTCTGCACGCAAGCACTACAGGATTCAGTCGAGGTGATCGGAAGCAAAAGAAGGCGGAAGATGAGCATGCCCGAACATCTGCTGTGGCTGTCGCTGTTCGGGAACGCGATACCTCGTTGAGTGTGAGGGCTTCAAAAGCACTGGTTATGACCAGTGGACCTATCTCACAAGCAAGCAAGTGGACAAGGAAGTTGATGGGAACAAACCACACCGGATTAGAGATGTGTAAAGAGCAAGCTCGAGCGGGTAACTGCACTTGCGACCTCTCAACGTACTACTTTACCCAAGTGTATCCCAACATCATTCGTTCGTACGCCCAATCCAAGTCATTGGCTGTAGCAGCAGCCCTCCGTATCTCCGAGCTTGTATTGCAAGAGTTCAGAGAACTCCAACTCTTTGCTTCTCACTTTGCTCAAACTATCCAAGCAGCCTCCCGTCTCATGCTTTCGCGCGCTACTCGAGGGGCCCAGATACTCAAATCATCCCTCCAGCCACTTTACCAGCGCTTCACTGCCTCTCGTCGGAAAGTCACTTACACCACGAGGACCAAAGTTGTCAAAACCAAAGAAACGTTGGACGAGTTGGCCGAGTATGTGGAAACAAGATTTGATGGCTTATCAGAGATGATTGATCGCCAGACAGAGGATTTGCAGCGCCAGGCTGGGCAGAGTATCCGGAAGGCCAAAAAGGGGTTGAACAGACTTATCCGGGATGCCCATTCTGACTCTCCTCTAAAAAATGGAataaggaagaagaagttggAGAGGCAGGCAGTGAACTGGCAGAAAAATGACCGGTTCTGTTTCAAATCACGGAAGACTAGATGGGGAAAGAATGGGAGGAGGGGGCGATAA
- a CDS encoding oxidoreductase, putative (Similar to TIGR gene model, INSD accession AAW42441.1): MPTPYPITHVEPCPPQSHSSIPHAVVTGASGGIGAATAVLFARAGCNVILLARRQDALSKVAQQCKEEGADGIKVFTKTLDVNERTSVEDLVPALKKEGFETFDVLVNNAGGAIGKDKIGGISLADIDTMISTNLISLMQITQLFLNEMKKVDTGHIINIGSIAGREPYAGGGVYCAVKHAVRSFTTTLLKEVVATGVRVTEVAPGFVETNFSVTRFRGDETAAKKVYEGMQPLLAEDIAEEIVWCALRPPHVQIAEMVVLPNAQASAEIIARKTQL, encoded by the exons ATGCCAACCCCCTATCCCATAACCCACGTAGAACCATGCCCGCCTCAAAGCCACTCTTCAATACCACACG CCGTCGTGACCGGTGCATCTGGTGGTATTGGCGCCGCTACTGCTGTTCTATTTGCCCGAGCTGGATGCAATGTTATCCTCCTCGCTCGTCGTCAAGATGCCCTCAGCAAGGTTGCCCAGCAATgcaaggaagaaggcgCTGATGGCATCAAGGTGTTTACCAAAACGCTTGATGTGAATGAGAGGACGTCTGTCGAAGATCTGGTTCCTGCGCTTAAGAAGGAGGGTTTTGAGACTTTTGATGT CTTGGTTAACAATGCCGGTGGTGCTATTGGTAAGGATAAAATTGGAG GAATCT CCCTAGCAGACATTGACACCATGATCTCCACCAACC TCATCTCCCTCATGCAAATCACCCAGCTCTTTTTGAAcgagatgaagaaggtcGATACTGGC CATATCATTAACATTGGCTCTATTGCTGGCCGTGAGCCTTATGCGGGT GGCGGTGTGTACTGCGCCGTCAAACATGCCGTTAGGTCCTTCACCACCACCCTCTTGAAAGAAGTCGTCGCTACCGGTGTTCGAGTGACAGAAGTTGCTCCCGGATTTGTGGAGACTAATTTTTCGGTCACAAGATTTAGAGGCGACGAGACTGCTGCCAAGAAGGTCTATGAAGGGATGCAACCTC TGCTGGCTGAGGATATCGCCGAAGAAATCGTCTGGTGTGCGCTTCGGCCCCCTCATGTACAGATTGCCGAAATGG TGGTTCTCCCCAACGCCCAGGCTAGTGCGGAGATTATTGCCAGGAAGACACAATTATAA